In Cryptococcus tetragattii IND107 chromosome 5, whole genome shotgun sequence, one genomic interval encodes:
- a CDS encoding AmmeMemoRadiSam system protein B: MSGVREATHAGSWYTSSRPGLHNQLSQNLSAVKPISTLDYDPPVSNAKAIIAPHAGYSYSGPAAAWAYAAVPTEKIKRVILLGPSHHAYLPGVALSKFEAYETPLGDIPLDIDTINELRATRIFSDMKSSTDEDEHSLEMHLPYIRLIFQERNDLKLVPILVGHPNASTSAKLSEALAKYWQDDETFFVISSDFCHWGSRFSCTPYYPNIPPVVNPVPPVKSSTSSTSGILTQPPELVKKFSSATSNPDVPIWKSIEYMDHEGMDLLRKPGEDGAVEKWHGYLERTKNTICGRNPITVLLNLVQFVYKDQQVKPEFIFVRYEQSSRCVTGKDSSVSYVSGVLRVPQ, translated from the exons ATGTCTGG CGTACGCGAAGCCACCCACGCAGGCAGCTGGTACACCTCTTCCC GCCCTGGACTTCATAATCAACTTAGCCAGAACCTTTCTGCAGTCAAACCTATCTCCACATTAGATTACGACCCTCCCGTAAGCAATGCTAAAGCGATCATTGCGCCGCATGCTGGATATAGCTATTCGGGACCTGCCGCAGCATGGGCTTATGCGGCTGTACCTACAGAGAAAAT TAAGAGAGTGATTTTATTGGGCCCTTCGCATCATGCCTACTTGCCGGGCGTAGCGCTTTCCAAGTTTGAAGCATATGAGACGCCTTTAGGGGATATTCCTCTTGATATCGATA CTATCAATGAGCTTCGCGCTACGCGGATATTCTCTGACATGAAATCCTCTACTGACGAGGACGAACATTCGTTGGAGATGCACCTGCCCTATATTAGGTTGATCTTTCAAGA AAGAAATGATCTCAAGCTTGTTCCGATCCTCGTCGGACATCCCAATGCTTCGACAAGTGCAAAGCTCAGTGAAGCTCTTGCCAAATACTGGCAAGATGATGAGACTTTCTTTGTGATCTCCAGTGATTTCTGCCACTG GGGAAGCAGATTCTCATGCACTCCATACTACCCAAACATCCCTCCTGTGGTCAATCCCGTGCCTCCTGTCAAATCGTCTACTTCATCTACTTCAGGCATTCTCACCCAACCTCCTGAGCTTGTCAAAAAGTTTTCTTCCGCTACCTCCAATCCGGACGTGCCTATCTGGAAATCCATCGAGTACATGGATCATGAAGGTATGGATCTTTTGCGCAAGCCTGGCGAAGATGGTGCTGTTGAGAAATGGCATGGATACTTGGAGAGGACCAAG AATACCATTTGTGGACGAAATCCTATTACCGTACTCCTTAATCTTGTCCAGTTTGTGTACAAAGACCAACAGGTTAAGCCCGAATTTATTTTTGTAAGGTATGAGCAAAGCAGTAGATGTGTGACTGGAAAGGACAGTAGCGTCAGTTATGTCAGCGGGGTCTTAAGGGTTCCTCAATAA